tttaataaattatggaaaataacttaaaatttagatatagtaattaaaaagttttttttatttaaatttgtttataggtaattaatttagtaaattaaagTTAGGAATCTTTTTGATCTTTTAggcaattaaaaaatttgatcgtaatttttttgatcgtaattgataaaaaaacataaatatttgaatttagaAAATAGCTatcacaaaaatatatataatattttgtattaaacaTATATTATTTTGCGTATAAAATTTGAAGTAATTAAGAAAGTCCTTTTAATCTTCAAATTTCGCTAAAACTAAAATGTAtcacttaaaaatataaaatctttaTATTTGAGGTCAGTTATATCTAAATCTTTTGAAATCGACTAAATTACCTCATTTTGAGTGTTTATGTGTCGGTTatatccaatttttaaaagtttggatcaGTAACTCATAATTGGCTATTTTTAgaaggcttaatgccttaaaaaatcccgacctttcatcccattttcaatcctaccccgacgttaaaaatttgtcaatttcaccccatttttcatttttttcatttcaattgtaccctaaagcataaaattgatctttatatatttgacaaaagttcaaaagaattcttcaaaaatgatcaatttaatataaaaagttaatctaatgcaaaaagatcaatttagaaatttaattggGACTaaagtatattattaataaagaaTATTGGGACTaaagtatataatttttattccacacgtatataattttttttttctgttaaaCTTTATAGACTGacttgaaaatataaatttgataaaataatatattggGACTaaagtatattattaataaagaatcttttaataaattaagaaaaatacctTAAAATTTAGATATATGAATTAAAAAGTTTTGTAGTAAAATTTGTTTATGGGTAATTAATTTAGTAAGTTAAAATAAGGAATCTTTTTGAACTTTtagtcaattaaaaaaaattaaaggtttgatcgtaattgataaaaaaacgtaaatgtttgaatttagaAAATagttattacaaaaatatatagggttaattttaataaaataccaaacgtttgagaatcttgtcagttataaccaaacctttcaaaattgtcTAGTTTAGCCCATTTTGTGATATTTAGAACCTTTTCTACccatttgcgaaaaaaatcaaaatttttatcATTCGTAAATgggctaaactagccgattttgattgatatggaatatttgaattttttttaccaaaatcaatcaaaatcggcTAATTTAACCTATTCACGAATGacaattttttgaattttttcgcgaatggctagaaaaggttctaaatatcccaaaaatggctaaaattgTAACAACCCATAATCATGAATTACATCCTGATATGTCTTGTTTAATGGTTGGCCATAGAAGTTTAACTATTAATTTGAAAAGACAATTAGAAGCAAATGATATTGCTGGAGTTAGACCTAGTAAGAGTGTTAGAATGCTTCAAGTTCAAGCCGGTGGACCGAATAACATAGGGTGTTTACCTAAGGATTGCAGAAATTTCATTGAGAGCAGAAGAAGACTGAGACTGGGAGAAGGGGACGCTGAAGCAATTCGAAAGTTATTCATGACAATGCAACAACATGACCGTAATTTTTTTCATCTAATGGATGTCAATGATGAAGGAAGATTGGTTAATGTTTTGTGGATTCATCCTCGTGGGAGAGCTGCTTATGAAGAATTTCATGATGTGGTGAGTTTCGATACAACTTATCTTGTGAACAAGTATAACATGCCCTTTGCTACTTTTATTGGTGTTAATCAATTTTGTCAATCAATTTTATTGGGTTGTGCTTTACTTACACATGAAAATATAAGCTCATTCAAGTGGCTTTTTATGAATTGGTTAGAAGCAATGGGTAATGTGCATCCTTTTGGTATTTTAACTGATCAATGTGAAAGTATCAAGGCAGCTGTGAGGGAAGTTATGCCAAATACAATTCATCGATATTGTATTTGGCATATTTTACACAAGCTAccacaaaagttcaaaaatctAGCCAATTTTCATAATGCAATCACTGAGTTTAAAGATATAATTTATCATAGCTTGACTATTGATTTGTTCAAGATGAATTGGAATAATTTTGTAGCAAAACATCAACTAGAAAATCATGAATGGATGCTTGATTTGTATAGCCAGAGAGAAAGTTGGGTACCTGTCTATTTGAATCATCATTTTTGGGCTGGTATGGCTTCTACTCAAAGAAGTGAGGGGATGCATGCATTTTTTGATGGTTATATTCATTCGACGAGTACCCTAAAACAATTTGTTGAGCAGTATGAAATTGCGATTAGTGATAAGATTCAGAAAGAGTTCACTTCTGattttgattcaaaaaataGAACTTTAAGTTGCATATCAGATTTTGAATGGGAGAAACAATTTCAGTTAGTTTATACAAATGAGATGTTCACAGAAGTTCAGGCTGAAATTAAGCGCTCTTGGTATTGTCATGTGATTCCACCGGATGATGATCAAGCAGGGGCTGATGAGGATGAGGTTGGTATTGAGAAACTCAACATTTTAGAGCGACCCATAGCTAACAATCGGTATCATAAAGAATTTATGTATACCGTTGAATTCAGAGAAAATGGAGAGTACCTGAATTGCAATTGTAAAAAATTTGAGTTTAGGGGAATACCTTGTTgtcatatttttaaagttatggCTACGAAAGACATAAGCTTAATAAATGATAGATACATTCTGAGGAGGTGGAGAAAGGATGTTTACAGACCGCATTCTAAAATTGTTTCAGCCAGTGGTTATCCACATATGACTGATGAATATAAAAAGTATCAAGAAGCGGAGCGTCTGTTTCAAGATTGTACTGACTTGGCATTGaatgaaagttttaaaatggaATTCATAAAAGGCCGTTTGGAAATTTTGAAgaatgatttattgaaaatgaATGATGGAATATCATGTCATGGAGTTGATATTAATGGAGTTAGTACAGGAACTAGAGTTGAGAACGACGAATTTGATAGACCTCCTGTTTTAGATCCTAATGTAGTTCGGAGTCGTGGAAGACCAAAAAGTAACCGATTAAGATCACGGCATGAACAAAATACTTCTAGTCGGAACAATAGGCGTGCAACAAATGGTTCTCAGCGAGGTAGACGTCGCAAAAATAATGCTAGAACGGAGAATACTACTGAggtaattttgttttaattttatattcaagttaattttatatttaatgaaagttaatatgatttttgtttaaaatttgtgtAGCTTAATGAAAGGGAGGAACAATCAGTGGATTTGAACCAACCAGTTATTGATACTCAAGGCAGTCAAGTTATTTAGAAGAATCGATAATATTATCTGCTGCGTAATGCAAATCTCAACTGGACTTAGATAGTAGTTTTTTGTCTTACAAGATGTCATCAGGAACTCttgccaaaaaaattcaaatttgtggTTGTTCTATTGGAACTTTAATAATAGAGAAGTTTAAGTATTGTAGTTTTGTTAGATTAACCCATCTGTCTCTTCATTTGTGGGTAGTCTACCATTTGATTCCTCTGTTTTGTATCTGTGCAC
This region of Mercurialis annua linkage group LG1-X, ddMerAnnu1.2, whole genome shotgun sequence genomic DNA includes:
- the LOC126664469 gene encoding protein FAR-RED IMPAIRED RESPONSE 1-like gives rise to the protein MSCLMVGHRSLTINLKRQLEANDIAGVRPSKSVRMLQVQAGGPNNIGCLPKDCRNFIESRRRLRLGEGDAEAIRKLFMTMQQHDRNFFHLMDVNDEGRLVNVLWIHPRGRAAYEEFHDVVSFDTTYLVNKYNMPFATFIGVNQFCQSILLGCALLTHENISSFKWLFMNWLEAMGNVHPFGILTDQCESIKAAVREVMPNTIHRYCIWHILHKLPQKFKNLANFHNAITEFKDIIYHSLTIDLFKMNWNNFVAKHQLENHEWMLDLYSQRESWVPVYLNHHFWAGMASTQRSEGMHAFFDGYIHSTSTLKQFVEQYEIAISDKIQKEFTSDFDSKNRTLSCISDFEWEKQFQLVYTNEMFTEVQAEIKRSWYCHVIPPDDDQAGADEDEVGIEKLNILERPIANNRYHKEFMYTVEFRENGEYLNCNCKKFEFRGIPCCHIFKVMATKDISLINDRYILRRWRKDVYRPHSKIVSASGYPHMTDEYKKYQEAERLFQDCTDLALNESFKMEFIKGRLEILKNDLLKMNDGISCHGVDINGVSTGTRVENDEFDRPPVLDPNVVRSRGRPKSNRLRSRHEQNTSSRNNRRATNGSQRGRRRKNNARTENTTELNEREEQSVDLNQPVIDTQGSQVI